From Myxococcus stipitatus, the proteins below share one genomic window:
- the trmD gene encoding tRNA (guanosine(37)-N1)-methyltransferase TrmD, translating to MSAPYPVELLTLFPGMVSGYLGASILGKAQEKGLLSATVTDIREFAEGKHRVTDDAPYGGGAGMVMKPEPLVAAIEAARARLPGAKALLMSPRGATFTQATARELARHEGGLILVCGRYEGVDERVMPHLDGELSLGDFVLTGGEVAALAVVDAVARLVPGVLGNVASSVSESFEEGTLEHPQYTRPPVFRDAEVPAALQSGDHARIARWRRWKSLVLTRERRPDLFARLSLSAADQKLLARREEDL from the coding sequence ATGAGCGCGCCGTACCCGGTCGAGCTGCTCACGCTGTTTCCCGGCATGGTGTCCGGCTACCTGGGCGCGAGCATCCTCGGGAAGGCCCAGGAGAAGGGTCTGCTGTCGGCCACGGTGACGGACATCCGCGAGTTCGCGGAGGGCAAGCACCGCGTGACGGACGACGCCCCCTACGGCGGCGGCGCCGGCATGGTGATGAAGCCCGAGCCGCTGGTGGCGGCCATCGAGGCGGCGCGGGCCCGGCTCCCCGGCGCGAAGGCGCTCCTGATGAGCCCCCGGGGCGCGACGTTCACCCAGGCCACCGCGCGTGAGCTGGCGCGCCACGAAGGCGGCCTGATCCTCGTCTGTGGCCGGTACGAGGGCGTGGACGAGCGGGTGATGCCCCACCTCGACGGCGAGCTGTCCCTGGGGGACTTCGTGCTCACGGGCGGAGAGGTGGCCGCGCTCGCGGTGGTGGACGCGGTGGCCCGCCTGGTCCCCGGGGTGCTGGGGAACGTGGCCTCGTCCGTGTCGGAGAGCTTCGAGGAGGGGACGCTGGAGCATCCCCAGTATACCCGCCCGCCCGTCTTCCGGGACGCCGAGGTGCCGGCCGCCCTCCAGTCCGGCGACCACGCCCGCATCGCCCGCTGGCGCCGCTGGAAGTCCCTGGTCCTCACCCGCGAGCGCAGGCCGGACCTCTTCGC
- the rimM gene encoding ribosome maturation factor RimM (Essential for efficient processing of 16S rRNA) → MTQRPLLELGYVSRAHGLRGELAVRPFDPGSETLGTVDRVRVRTRTGEERDLELESLRPTPKEDIVAFVGVESRTEAEALVGATVFVYREDLEPPAEGEFFQGDLIGLAAVDEAGAPLGSVVELWATGEVPNLVIRAPGKPELVVPFADEFVPTVDLAAQRIVIRPPEYVEVGRRESAAEGPEDGE, encoded by the coding sequence GTGACGCAGCGCCCCCTGTTGGAACTCGGCTATGTCTCGCGCGCGCACGGGCTGCGCGGCGAGCTGGCCGTGCGCCCGTTCGACCCCGGCTCGGAGACATTGGGCACCGTGGACCGGGTCCGCGTCCGTACGCGCACGGGCGAGGAGCGGGACCTGGAGCTGGAGTCGCTGCGGCCCACCCCCAAGGAGGACATCGTCGCCTTCGTGGGCGTGGAGTCCCGGACGGAGGCCGAGGCGCTCGTGGGCGCCACGGTGTTCGTCTACCGGGAGGACCTGGAGCCCCCCGCGGAGGGCGAGTTCTTCCAGGGCGATCTGATCGGCCTGGCCGCGGTGGACGAGGCCGGCGCGCCCCTGGGCAGCGTGGTGGAGCTCTGGGCCACCGGCGAGGTCCCCAACCTCGTCATCCGCGCGCCCGGGAAGCCGGAGCTGGTGGTGCCTTTCGCGGACGAGTTCGTCCCCACGGTGGACCTCGCCGCCCAGCGCATCGTCATCCGTCCCCCCGAATACGTCGAGGTGGGCCGGCGCGAGTCCGCGGCGGAGGGCCCGGAGGACGGCGAATGA
- a CDS encoding KH domain-containing protein → MEQLLTYLARALVDQPDQVGLRMSDVDGARLFELKVAPEDVGKVIGRDGRTVNALRTLLNAAAQKAGQKVRLEILDDRRNPASPSPAASPAASPDSSR, encoded by the coding sequence GTGGAGCAACTCCTCACGTATCTGGCGCGGGCCCTGGTCGACCAACCGGACCAGGTCGGCCTGCGCATGTCCGACGTGGACGGCGCCCGGCTCTTCGAGCTGAAGGTCGCCCCCGAGGACGTCGGCAAGGTCATCGGCCGTGATGGGCGCACGGTGAATGCCCTCCGGACGCTGCTCAACGCCGCCGCCCAGAAGGCGGGGCAGAAGGTCCGGCTGGAGATCCTCGACGACCGGCGCAACCCGGCCAGTCCGTCGCCTGCCGCGTCCCCCGCCGCGTCTCCGGATTCGTCCCGGTGA
- the rpsP gene encoding 30S ribosomal protein S16 yields the protein MAVVLRLARAGAKKKPYYHVVATDSRNPRDGKFIEAVGAYDPNLNPPKVEFNEDRLNYWLKTGATPSETVADLIKVASKQPKTTPAA from the coding sequence ATGGCCGTTGTCCTCCGTCTTGCCCGCGCGGGCGCCAAGAAGAAGCCGTACTACCACGTGGTTGCCACCGACTCCCGGAACCCCCGGGACGGCAAGTTCATCGAGGCGGTGGGTGCGTACGACCCGAACCTCAACCCGCCGAAGGTGGAGTTCAACGAGGACCGGCTGAACTACTGGCTGAAGACGGGCGCGACGCCTTCCGAGACGGTGGCGGACCTCATCAAGGTCGCCTCGAAGCAGCCGAAGACCACCCCCGCGGCCTGA
- the rlmN gene encoding 23S rRNA (adenine(2503)-C(2))-methyltransferase RlmN: protein MTETPATASLPVTEPLPAPAPAKLVDVASLSMEGLTRFVTEQLGERPFRAPQVYRWLHQRGATSFDEMTDLSKALREKLKQTAEIVPLVKDVELRSTDGTIKYRWKTRDGRYIESVYMPSEDRRTLCVSTQVGCAMACGFCMTGTMGLKRNLTPGEIVAQVHAVNREVRKNEGHETLRPLSNLVFMGMGEPLHNFENLKTALAILQSEDGPNFSHRHITVSTVGLVPMIERFGKETDVKLAISLNASTDEQRSKTMPVNRKWNIAALLDACRKFPLRQGRRITFEYVLIQGFNDADEDAHRLIQLLKGIPVKVNLIPYNENPGLGFQTTAEERAEQFRAILSDGHVAAYIRRNRGRDIAGACGQLANRGEQVEQRTT, encoded by the coding sequence ATGACCGAGACCCCCGCCACCGCTTCCCTTCCCGTCACGGAGCCCCTGCCGGCGCCCGCGCCCGCGAAGCTCGTGGACGTGGCCAGCCTGTCCATGGAGGGCCTCACCCGCTTCGTCACCGAGCAGCTCGGCGAGCGCCCGTTCCGGGCCCCCCAGGTCTACCGCTGGCTGCACCAGCGCGGCGCCACCTCGTTCGACGAGATGACGGACCTGTCCAAGGCCCTGCGCGAGAAGCTCAAGCAGACCGCGGAGATCGTCCCGCTGGTGAAGGACGTGGAGCTGCGCAGCACCGACGGCACCATCAAGTACCGGTGGAAGACGCGGGACGGCCGCTACATCGAGTCCGTCTACATGCCCTCCGAGGACCGCAGGACGCTGTGCGTGTCCACCCAGGTGGGGTGCGCCATGGCCTGCGGCTTCTGCATGACGGGCACCATGGGCCTCAAGCGCAACCTGACGCCCGGGGAGATCGTCGCCCAGGTCCACGCCGTCAACCGCGAGGTCCGCAAGAACGAGGGCCACGAGACGCTCCGCCCGCTCTCCAACCTCGTGTTCATGGGGATGGGCGAGCCGCTGCACAACTTCGAGAACCTGAAGACGGCGCTCGCCATCCTCCAGTCCGAGGACGGCCCCAACTTCAGCCACCGGCACATCACCGTCTCCACCGTCGGCCTCGTTCCCATGATCGAGCGCTTCGGCAAGGAGACCGACGTGAAGCTGGCCATCTCCCTCAACGCCAGCACGGACGAGCAGCGCAGCAAGACGATGCCCGTCAACCGCAAGTGGAACATCGCCGCGTTGCTGGACGCGTGCCGCAAGTTCCCCCTGCGCCAGGGCCGGCGCATCACCTTCGAGTACGTCCTCATCCAGGGCTTCAACGACGCGGACGAGGACGCCCACCGCCTCATCCAGCTGCTGAAGGGAATTCCGGTGAAGGTCAACCTGATTCCCTACAACGAGAACCCCGGGCTGGGGTTCCAGACCACCGCGGAGGAGCGGGCGGAGCAGTTCCGGGCCATCCTCTCGGACGGCCACGTGGCCGCCTACATCCGTCGCAACCGGGGGCGGGACATCGCCGGGGCTTGCGGCCAGCTCGCCAACCGCGGGGAGCAGGTCGAGCAGCGCACGACATAA
- the ndk gene encoding nucleoside-diphosphate kinase, whose product MAIERTLSIIKPDGLQKGVIGKIITRFEDKGLKPVAIRLQQLSQKEAEGFYAVHKARPFFKDLVQFMISGPVVLMVLEGENAVLANRDIMGATNPANAAEGTIRKDFATSIDQNTVHGSDSLENAKIEIAYFFRETETQSYEYTAKK is encoded by the coding sequence ATGGCCATCGAGCGTACGCTGTCCATCATCAAGCCGGACGGTCTGCAGAAGGGCGTCATCGGGAAGATCATCACCCGCTTCGAGGACAAGGGCCTGAAGCCGGTCGCCATCCGGCTGCAGCAGCTGTCCCAGAAGGAGGCCGAGGGCTTCTACGCGGTCCACAAGGCGCGTCCGTTCTTCAAGGACCTGGTGCAGTTCATGATCTCCGGCCCGGTGGTCCTGATGGTGCTGGAGGGTGAGAACGCCGTCCTCGCCAACCGCGACATCATGGGCGCCACCAACCCGGCGAACGCCGCCGAGGGCACCATCCGCAAGGACTTCGCGACCAGCATCGACCAGAACACGGTCCACGGCTCCGACAGCCTGGAGAACGCGAAGATCGAGATCGCGTACTTCTTCCGCGAGACGGAGACCCAGTCGTACGAGTACACCGCCAAGAAGTAG
- the sucD gene encoding succinate--CoA ligase subunit alpha, protein MSILVNENTKVLCQGITGSAGSFHSKQMLEYGTKLVAGVTPGKGGTQFEGKVPVFDTVADAVKQTGANTSVIFVPPPFAADSIMEAADAGVSLIITITEGIPVLDMVRAKRYLQGKPGVRLIGPNCPGVITPGARCKIGIMPGHIHKPGRIGVVSRSGTLTYEAVHQLTQLGLGQSTAVGIGGDPVNGTDFVDVLKLFNADPDTDAVIMIGEIGGSAEEAGAEYVAREFTKPIAGFIAGQSAPPGKRMGHAGAIISGGKGTATEKIKAMEAAGILMAASPAELGTTLQEAVKRGPKKR, encoded by the coding sequence ATGAGCATCCTCGTCAACGAAAACACGAAGGTCCTCTGCCAGGGCATCACCGGCTCGGCGGGCTCGTTCCACTCGAAGCAGATGCTGGAGTACGGCACCAAGCTCGTGGCCGGCGTGACGCCGGGCAAGGGCGGTACCCAGTTCGAGGGCAAGGTTCCCGTGTTCGACACGGTCGCCGACGCCGTGAAGCAGACGGGCGCGAACACGTCCGTCATCTTCGTGCCGCCCCCGTTCGCCGCCGACTCCATCATGGAGGCCGCCGACGCGGGCGTGTCCCTCATCATCACGATCACCGAGGGCATCCCCGTCCTCGACATGGTGCGCGCCAAGCGCTACCTGCAGGGCAAGCCGGGCGTGCGCCTCATCGGCCCCAACTGCCCGGGCGTCATCACCCCTGGCGCCAGGTGCAAGATCGGCATCATGCCGGGCCACATCCACAAGCCGGGCCGCATCGGCGTGGTGTCCCGCTCCGGCACGCTGACCTACGAGGCCGTGCACCAGCTGACGCAGCTGGGCCTGGGCCAGTCCACGGCGGTGGGCATCGGTGGTGATCCGGTGAACGGCACGGACTTCGTGGACGTGCTGAAGCTGTTCAACGCGGATCCGGACACCGACGCGGTCATCATGATCGGCGAGATCGGCGGCAGCGCCGAGGAGGCGGGCGCGGAGTACGTGGCTCGCGAGTTCACCAAGCCCATCGCCGGGTTCATCGCCGGCCAGTCGGCGCCCCCGGGCAAGCGCATGGGCCACGCCGGCGCCATCATCTCCGGCGGCAAAGGCACGGCGACGGAGAAGATCAAGGCGATGGAGGCCGCGGGCATCCTGATGGCCGCCAGCCCCGCCGAGCTGGGCACCACCCTCCAGGAGGCCGTCAAGCGCGGCCCCAAGAAGCGCTAA